One genomic window of Octopus bimaculoides isolate UCB-OBI-ISO-001 chromosome 2, ASM119413v2, whole genome shotgun sequence includes the following:
- the LOC106882687 gene encoding 5-hydroxytryptamine receptor 1 — protein sequence MVTVKLYTTISLPLASSTMHPNGSNNSLANIQGAGTQFAWTHVVVALILSFTIIGTIIGNSLVCIAVFMVRKLQTPSNFLIVSLAVSDLFVALFVMPLALLYELTKQWHLGDELCDAWTSLDVMLCTASILNLCIISVDRYCVITRPLTYAIKRTPKRIAWLITLVWLLSALISIPPLFGWKTVRNPLECGYSQELGYQIYATVGAFYLPCTIMIIVYYRIWKVSDRISREEIQSHRVGQDTYIPYSNRPKYSSGSCDTHLFPNGSLHSGKEDDNDHQSRRERRFTLRTLLTKRNKSTCTKETKATKTLGVIMGGFIACWLPFFILALVNPVCNTLKLTCPIHQVVYSIFLWLGYFNSFMNPLIYARFNREFRKPFREILCFRCRGINMRLREESYAAQFGPDPQFNMTNRCSLRIPNDSIVRYNSHGQTLVHVGNGSTASDGESKL from the coding sequence ATGGTGACGGTGAAGTTGTACACAACCATAAGCCTTCCATTGGCATCTTCGACAATGCATCCGAATGGAAGCAATAACTCTCTCGCAAATATACAAGGGGCTGGGACACAATTCGCTTGGACACACGTGGTAGTAGCACTTATATTAAGCTTTACCATCATTGGTACCATAATAGGCAATTCGTTAGTATGCATTGCTGTTTTTATGGTAAGAAAATTACAAACACCAtctaattttcttattgtttcacTCGCTGTGTCAGATTTATTTGTAGCACTATTCGTAATGCCGCTAGCACTACTTTATGAACTTACGAAACAGTGGCACCTTGGTGACGAACTTTGTGATGCTTGGACATCTTTGGATGTCATGCTTTGTACAGCATCAATTCTGAATTTGTGTATTATCAGTGTCGATCGTTACTGTGTTATTACTCGGCCGCTTACGTATGCAATAAAACGAACACCAAAACGGATTGCATGGCTCATTACTCTTGTATGGCTACTCTCTGCCTTGATATCAATTCCTCCGTTATTTGGATGGAAAACAGTGCGGAACCCGCTGGAATGTGGCTACAGCCAGGAACTTGGTTATCAAATATATGCTACTGTTGGGGCATTTTATCTACCTTGTACAATTATGATCATAGTCTATTATAGAATATGGAAAGTATCTGATCGAATTAGTCGTGAAGAGATTCAATCTCACAGAGTAGGCCAAGATACATATATTCCGTATTCAAATCGTCCCAAATACTCTAGCGGTAGTTGTGATACGCATTTATTCCCTAATGGTTCGCTTCATTCTGGTAAAGAAGACGATAATGATCACCAAAGTCGTCGAGAAAGAAGATTTACTCTCAGAACTTTACTGACGAAAAGAAATAAATCAACGTGCACAAAGGAAACGAAAGCAACTAAAACACTTGGAGTTATCATGGGGGGCTTCATTGCTTGTTGGCTACCTTTCTTTATCTTGGCTCTTGTTAACCCGGTCTGTAATACCCTCAAACTGACATGCCCAATACATCAAGTGGTATATAGTATATTCCTTTGGCTAGGCTATTTCAATTCTTTCATGAATCCTTTAATATATGCCCGTTTTAACCGAGAATTCCGGAAACCATTTAGAGAAATATTATGCTTTCGATGTCGTGGTATTAATATGCGCTTAAGAGAGGAGAGTTATGCAGCACAGTTTGGACCCGATCCGCAATTCAATATGACAAATCGATGCAGCCTTCGTATTCCAAATGATTCAATTGTCCGATATAACAGTCATGGTCAAACATTAGTACATGTTGGTAACGGGTCTACAGCATCAGATGGGGAATCAAAGTTATAA